The nucleotide sequence TCCGGCAGGCCGGGTTTCGGTGCCCTGCTCGACCGGGTGCGGGGCCGCGTCCTGACCGACCTCTCGCACGCCGAGGTGCCCTTCGACCACGTGGTCGGCGCGGTCGGCGGCAGGCGGGACCTGTCCCGGCATCCGCTGGCGCAGGCGTCGTTCACCCTGCTCAACAGCCCGATCCGGCCGGTCCGGATGCCCGGCCTCGAGGTGGAGCTGGTGGAGCCCCCGCTCACCGGGACCCCGCTGGACGTCTTCCTCGACCTGACCCTGCGTGCCGACGGCAGCGTCGCCGCCATCCTGCAGTACGCCACCGCCCTCTACGACGCCGCCACCATGCGGGCCTTCGCCCGCGCCTACGTGCTGCTGCTGCGTGCGGTCCTGGCCGACACCGAGACGCCCGTGCAGGACCTGTGCCGCGCCCTGCCCGCGGGAACGGGCGCACCCGCCGCCCCGCGCGCCGAGTGGCACCACGCCCCCGACCGGCCCACCGCCGCGCCGCCCCCGGTCGCGTTCCGCGGGAGCCCCGACGCCACCGCACTGATCTGCGGTGACTTGGCGGCCACCTACGCCGAGCTGGACGCCATGACCGGGGGACTCGCCGCCGCGCTGCGGGCCGCCGGGGTCGGCCCCGGCAGCCCGGTGGGCGTGCTGCTGCGCCGTGGCCTGTGGTCGGCCGCGGCGATCGAGGGCGTGTGGCGGGCAGGCGGCGCCTACGTCCCCCTCGACCCCGAACTCCCGCTGGAACGGCTGCGGTTCATGGCCGAAGAGGCCCAGCTCGCCTGTGTCGTGGCCGACCCGGCGACCGCGCGGACGGCCGAGGGGCTCGCACCGGTCGTCCTCGACATCGAACGGGTGGCCCCGGCCGCGGACGGCCCCCGGCACCGTCCGGACCCGCGCGAGCTGGCCCACGTCATCTTCACCTCCGGTTCCACCGGCCGGCCCAAGGCGGTCGGAGTCGAACACGCGGCCCTCGCCTCGCACGTCGCCGCCGCCCGCGAGCGCCTCGGCATCACCGCGGCCGACCGGGTGCTGGCCTTCGCCTCGTTCGCCTTCGACGCCTCGCTCGACCAACTGCTGCCCGCCCTCACCTGCGGTGCCACCGTGGTCATGCGCCCGGACGAACCGTGGCTGCCCACCCAGGTCCCCGAGGTCGTCCAGCGGCACGCCCTGACCGTGGTCAACGTGCCCCCGACCTACTGGGCCGAACTCACCCTCTCGCTGGACCGGCGGCTGGCCGCCGCCCTCACCTCCCTACGGCTGCTGGTCCTGGGCGGCGAGGCGGTCCCCGCCGACACCCTCGCCACCTGGCGTGCCGCTGTCCCGTGGGCCCGTGTGTGCAACGCCTACGGGCCCACCGAGACCACCGTCACCGCGACGACCCACGACGTCCGCGACGCCCCCTCCGGCAGCGTGCCCATCGGCCGCCCCCTCGGCGACCGCCGGGTGTACGTGGTCGACGCCGACGACACCCCCGTCCCGGTGGGCGTCGGCGGCGAACTCCTCGTCGGCGGGACCGAGGTGGCCCGGGGCTACCTGCGCCGCCCCGCCCTGACGGCCGAGCGCTTCGTGCCCGACCCGTACGGGCCGCCCGGCAGCCGCCTGTACCGCACCGGCGACTTCGTGCGCTGGCAGCCCGGAGGCGAGCTGGAGTTCCTCGGCCGCCGCGACGACCAGGTCAAGATCCGCGGCTTCCGTATCGAACTCGGCGAGGTGGAGGCGGTGTTGCGGGCCTGCCCGCTGGTCGCCGCGGCCGCCGCCCGCCCCGACCGCGCCACCGGACGCAGCCTGATCGGCTACGTCGTACCGGCCGCACCCGGCGACGGGACCGCCGACGACCCCGGCGCGGCCGGCCACGACCCTGCCGAGGCCACCACCCCGCCGGCCGTCGACCGTGCCGCGCTGCGCGCCTGGTGCGCCCGCTTCCTGCCGCACTACGCCGTGCCCTCCGAGTTCGTCCTCCTGGACGCCCTGCCCGTGGCCGTGTCGGGCAAGCTCGACCCGTCCGCGCTGCCCGACCCGGACCAGGTCCGCTCCGGAGCCGACGGCGCCTACGCGGCTCCCCGCGACGAGACCGAGCGGATCGTCGCCGAGGTGTGGGCCGACGTCCTGGGCGTGGAGCGCGTCGGCATCGACGACAGCTTCTTCGACCTCGGCGGCCACTCCCTGCTCGCCACCATGGCCGTCTCCCGGATCGCCCAGCGTCTCGACCGCGAGATCGAACTGCGCACCGTCTTCGAGAACCCCACCGTGCGCGGCTTCGCCCCGCGCGTCGCCGCCGCTCGCGCGTCCGGCGCCACCGAGGTGACCCCCGTGGACCGGGACCGCCCGCTGCCGCTGTCCTTCGCCCAGGAACGCCTGTGGTTCCTGGACCGCACCTCCGACCGCGGCGACTCCTACCTGCTCTGGTACTGCTGGCGGGTGAGCGGCGGCCTGGACCGCACCGCCTGGCAGCAGGCCCTGGACGACCTGGTCGAACGGCACGAGGTGCTGCGCACGGCCCTCACGGAGTCCGACGGACGTCCCGTGCAGCAGGTCCGCGATCCCCGACCGGTGCCCCTGCACTGGGAGCGGGTGCCCGGCGCGCCGGACGAGCCGGCCCGCCTGGAGGCCGTACGGCGGCAGGCCGTCGCCCTGGCCACGCGCCGGTTCGACCTCGACCGGCCACCGCTGCTGCGGGCCGGGGTCTGGGAACTGGCGGGCGACGACCATGTCGTGGTCCTCGCCCTGCACCACGCCGTCACCGACGGCTGGTCCAAGGGCGTCCTGCTCGACGAGCTCGCCCGGCACTACTGGGCCCGGCTGTCGGGGGAGCGGGCCCAGCTCCCACCGCTGCCCGTGCAGTACGGGGACTTCGCCGTCTGGCAGCGCGACCGTGCCGACAGCGGGGCCCTGGAGCCCCAACTCTCCTACTGGCAGCAGACCCTGGCCGGGGCACCCGCCCTGGAGCTGCCCACCGACCGGCCGCGGCCGTCGGTGTTCACCGGGCGGGGCGGCGCCGTCGAGGTGGACCTGCCCGAGGACCTCGCCCACCGCGTGGACGCCTACGCCCGCGCACACGGCGCGACCCGCTTCATGGTGCTGCTGGCCGCCGCCCAGGCCGTCCTCGCCCGCTGGTCCGGACAGACCGACGTGTCCGTCGGCACACCCGTCGCCGGCCGCGACCGGCTCGAACTGGAGCCCCTGGTCGGCTTCTTCGTGAACACCGTCGTCCTGCGCACCGACCTCTCGGGGCGCCCCGGTTTCGCCGCCCTCGTCGAGCGGGTGCGGGACGTGGTCCTCGGCGCCTTCGACCACCAGGAGGTGCCCTTCGAGCGCGTGGTGGAACGGCTGCGCCCCGAACGCGACCTGTCCCGCAACCCGTTGTTCCAGGTGATGGTGGACGTCCAGGACGCCACCACGGACGGCTCCGGACTGCCCGGCCTGGACGCCGCCGGATTCACGCTGCCGTGGGGGTCGGCGAAGTTCGACCTGACCGCGACCTTCCTGGTCCGGCCCGGCCGGTTCGCCCTCAACGTCGAGTACGCCGCCGACCTCTTCGACCCGGCCACCGCCACCCGGTTCGCCCGGCACGTCGGCCGGGTGCTGGAGGCCGCCCTCGCCGCCCCCGGCACACCGGTGGACGAGGTGCCGCTGCTCTCCGGAAGCGAACGGGAGCACCTGGTGGCGGCCGCGGGACGGGACGCCGCGCCCGCGCCGAGGTTCCGGGTCGCGGGAGACCCCGACGCCAGGGCCGTGGTGTGCGAGGGGCACTCCCTCGACTACGCCCGGCTGGACGCCCTGACCGGCGGCCTGGCCGCAGAACTGGCCGCCGCCGGGGTGGTCCCCGGCAGCGCGGTGGGCGTGTGCGTGGGCCGGGGGGTCTGGTCGGTGGCCGCGATGCTCGCCGTGTGGCGCGCGGGCGGCGTCTACGTACCGCTCGACGCCCAACTCCCCGCCGAAAGGCTGGAGTACATGCTGCGCGAGGCGGGCGTGGCACACGTCGTGACCGACGCGGGCACCCGCGGCAGGACCGCCGGTCTCGGCGTGACGGCGGTCGGCGTGGAGCACGTGCGGCCGACCCCCGACGGCCCCCGCCACACACCCGCACCCGGCGACCTCGCCTACGTCATCTTCACCTCGGGCTCCACCGGCCGGCCCAAGGCCGTGGGCGTCGAGCACCACGCCCTGGACGCCCATGTGGCCGCCGCCCGGCAGGAGTTCGCGCTCACC is from Streptomyces seoulensis and encodes:
- a CDS encoding non-ribosomal peptide synthetase; this encodes MTAGPAPDRAPMDGDTLTASFAQRRLWFLEQLAGGSSGSMLPLVLRLRGDLDVDRLERSLAGIVARHEVLRTRFTAVDGEPVPRVDAPTGLLLRRTEADSAEDLFASHLGRPVDLSAEHPVRATLARLAPDEHLLLIEIHHIAVDGWSWGVLLDELAAGYRGETVAPPATRYADLARAQAERLSGARLERLLGHWRDRLSGLEPLDLPTDRPRPAVWDGSGGVVRFDLPADLVAAVDTVARSRRATRYMLLLTAYQALLGHWSGRTDVAVCSTLADRAQRGASALIGPLVNTVVLRSDLSGRPGFGALLDRVRGRVLTDLSHAEVPFDHVVGAVGGRRDLSRHPLAQASFTLLNSPIRPVRMPGLEVELVEPPLTGTPLDVFLDLTLRADGSVAAILQYATALYDAATMRAFARAYVLLLRAVLADTETPVQDLCRALPAGTGAPAAPRAEWHHAPDRPTAAPPPVAFRGSPDATALICGDLAATYAELDAMTGGLAAALRAAGVGPGSPVGVLLRRGLWSAAAIEGVWRAGGAYVPLDPELPLERLRFMAEEAQLACVVADPATARTAEGLAPVVLDIERVAPAADGPRHRPDPRELAHVIFTSGSTGRPKAVGVEHAALASHVAAARERLGITAADRVLAFASFAFDASLDQLLPALTCGATVVMRPDEPWLPTQVPEVVQRHALTVVNVPPTYWAELTLSLDRRLAAALTSLRLLVLGGEAVPADTLATWRAAVPWARVCNAYGPTETTVTATTHDVRDAPSGSVPIGRPLGDRRVYVVDADDTPVPVGVGGELLVGGTEVARGYLRRPALTAERFVPDPYGPPGSRLYRTGDFVRWQPGGELEFLGRRDDQVKIRGFRIELGEVEAVLRACPLVAAAAARPDRATGRSLIGYVVPAAPGDGTADDPGAAGHDPAEATTPPAVDRAALRAWCARFLPHYAVPSEFVLLDALPVAVSGKLDPSALPDPDQVRSGADGAYAAPRDETERIVAEVWADVLGVERVGIDDSFFDLGGHSLLATMAVSRIAQRLDREIELRTVFENPTVRGFAPRVAAARASGATEVTPVDRDRPLPLSFAQERLWFLDRTSDRGDSYLLWYCWRVSGGLDRTAWQQALDDLVERHEVLRTALTESDGRPVQQVRDPRPVPLHWERVPGAPDEPARLEAVRRQAVALATRRFDLDRPPLLRAGVWELAGDDHVVVLALHHAVTDGWSKGVLLDELARHYWARLSGERAQLPPLPVQYGDFAVWQRDRADSGALEPQLSYWQQTLAGAPALELPTDRPRPSVFTGRGGAVEVDLPEDLAHRVDAYARAHGATRFMVLLAAAQAVLARWSGQTDVSVGTPVAGRDRLELEPLVGFFVNTVVLRTDLSGRPGFAALVERVRDVVLGAFDHQEVPFERVVERLRPERDLSRNPLFQVMVDVQDATTDGSGLPGLDAAGFTLPWGSAKFDLTATFLVRPGRFALNVEYAADLFDPATATRFARHVGRVLEAALAAPGTPVDEVPLLSGSEREHLVAAAGRDAAPAPRFRVAGDPDARAVVCEGHSLDYARLDALTGGLAAELAAAGVVPGSAVGVCVGRGVWSVAAMLAVWRAGGVYVPLDAQLPAERLEYMLREAGVAHVVTDAGTRGRTAGLGVTAVGVEHVRPTPDGPRHTPAPGDLAYVIFTSGSTGRPKAVGVEHHALDAHVAAARQEFALTSEDRVLTFASTSFDASLEQMLPALSTGATVIVRPDEIWAPEELVARVAAERVTVMELTPSYWAEVVARLDALAPRLASLRLLVTGGEALPADPLASWFARLPGVPVVNTYGPTEAVVSATAHRVERVPEGRVPIGRALGSRRAHVVDTLGEPVPDGVPGELLLGGPELARGYLGRPALTAERFVPDPFGAPGARLYRTGDVVRRLPSGELEFLGRNDDQVKIRGFRVEPGEAEAVLRRHPGVRAAAVVVRALHGEPALVGYAAGGGLAEESLQTHCRAHLPHYLVPSAFVLLDTLPLTVQGKLDTAALPDPVAPAPQDFVAPSTPAQTVVAQIWCEVLDLPRVGVHDDFFVLGGHSLRAVSVVSRLRTAFDCPLQVRDLFEHPTVERLAAEVERRLLELISQMSDDEIDLSLTADH